In the genome of Methanobrevibacter sp. TMH8, one region contains:
- the ileS gene encoding isoleucine--tRNA ligase: MPIKEAEKAYDHKKIEKEIQEAWIKNQIYSKTNQLRENGPKYSFLDGPPYCSGEIHLGTAWNKVIKDTYLRFKSMSGFSLRRQAGWDTHGLPIEHKVEQLLNIKNKQQIEEEIGIANFVAKCKEFAVKNKGVMTEQFESLGVWMDWDNPYITFDPKYMESCWWTLKKANEKDLLIKDKRVISWCPRCETALAAAEIDYEDKEDPSIYVKFPVVEPILEALENPDGLKEYFLVWTTTPWTLPANLAVCMNPDFDYSFIKFFNKENDNNNIDVDNEKGILILASDLVEEIFGPAVKVTKIKKDTGEVDENGKPVKVTEELREPIYEVIKEIKGYELNGMSYVYPLTQEVPEQVDFDKDPKLVNVHTILPGDHVELGEGTGLVHTAPGHGPDDFEIGKEFDLPIFCPVDEEGNFTTEGGKYSGEFVKDANSDIIDDLKENGLLLKSEIIEHRYGTCWRCKTPIIYLATEQWFLKVTEIKEKMLSEINKVEWIPKWAGKGRFHDWVDNAKDWTISRQRYWGIPIPVWVCEECGEIKVIGSVEELKQNSIHEITANDEDLVHRPYVDDIIFKCESSDCNGEMKRIPDVLDVWIDSGVAGWAALYYPQEKEMFEEWFPYDFITEGHDQTRGWFYSQLGTGVIAFDQVPYKKVLMHGFVLDEMGKKMSKSLGNVVQPEDVIEGYGADVLRFYLLWASKPWDDLKFVWDELNNIKKMFNILWNVYVFSTTYMSLDNFNPENCNFDDKNGKSNVILRDEDKWIISRANSLVKEVEEDLNQAFFHQATRRINTFILEDLSRWYVRLIRGRTWVEKDDPDKLGAYYGLYTAIETLIKVLAPIAPHISEKIYENIVQGTKDSAKLSIHMEDWTYDEDLIDNDLEKQMDVIRDIIEASARGRDVAKYKLRWPVSDITVVSDDDFVLKAVNHLQDVIKDQSNTKEVITATEFENLTFTAKPNLKTLGPRLRQDMGPVKQFLATNDGNQIKADLDKNGKIDVVIDSGNEDGSDKIIELAKEDVLFDSILPDDVVSSEFKGGNVFINTQITPEILSEAMARELIRRIQDMRKDKDLDVEANINVTVQTDDKFKDIIANQIDFIANEVRANNISFDDIDVGNESTNQYTKEWKIEEDIVIVRIET; the protein is encoded by the coding sequence ATGCCAATAAAAGAGGCAGAAAAAGCATATGATCATAAGAAGATAGAAAAAGAAATCCAAGAAGCTTGGATAAAGAATCAAATTTATTCTAAAACTAACCAACTAAGGGAAAATGGTCCTAAATACTCTTTTTTAGATGGTCCACCTTATTGTAGTGGTGAAATTCACCTTGGAACAGCTTGGAATAAAGTAATTAAAGATACTTATTTAAGATTCAAATCTATGAGTGGATTTTCTCTCAGAAGGCAGGCTGGATGGGATACTCATGGTCTTCCTATTGAACATAAAGTAGAACAATTGCTGAATATTAAAAATAAACAGCAAATTGAGGAAGAAATAGGGATAGCTAATTTTGTAGCTAAATGTAAAGAATTTGCCGTGAAAAATAAAGGGGTCATGACTGAGCAGTTTGAAAGTCTTGGGGTTTGGATGGATTGGGATAATCCTTATATAACATTTGATCCAAAATATATGGAATCTTGTTGGTGGACTCTTAAAAAAGCTAATGAGAAAGATCTTCTTATTAAAGATAAACGTGTTATTAGCTGGTGTCCGAGATGTGAAACAGCATTAGCTGCAGCTGAAATAGATTATGAGGATAAAGAAGATCCTTCAATTTATGTTAAGTTTCCAGTAGTCGAACCAATATTAGAAGCTTTAGAAAATCCAGATGGTCTTAAAGAATACTTTTTAGTTTGGACTACTACTCCATGGACTCTTCCAGCTAACTTAGCTGTTTGTATGAATCCTGATTTCGATTATTCATTTATTAAATTTTTCAATAAAGAAAATGATAATAATAATATTGATGTAGATAATGAAAAAGGTATATTAATTTTAGCTAGTGATCTTGTTGAAGAAATCTTTGGGCCTGCTGTAAAGGTAACTAAGATTAAAAAAGATACTGGTGAAGTTGATGAAAATGGAAAACCTGTTAAAGTTACTGAAGAGCTTAGAGAGCCAATTTATGAAGTTATAAAAGAGATTAAAGGATATGAACTCAATGGAATGTCTTATGTTTATCCATTAACTCAAGAAGTTCCAGAACAAGTAGACTTTGATAAAGATCCAAAACTTGTCAATGTTCATACAATTCTTCCTGGTGATCATGTAGAGCTTGGAGAAGGTACTGGTCTTGTACATACTGCTCCTGGACATGGTCCTGATGATTTTGAAATTGGTAAAGAATTTGATCTTCCTATATTTTGTCCAGTAGATGAAGAAGGAAACTTCACTACTGAAGGTGGAAAATATAGTGGAGAATTTGTTAAAGATGCAAATTCTGATATAATTGATGATTTAAAAGAAAATGGACTTCTTTTAAAGAGTGAAATTATAGAACATAGATATGGAACTTGTTGGAGATGTAAAACTCCAATTATTTATCTTGCAACTGAACAATGGTTCTTGAAAGTTACAGAAATAAAGGAAAAAATGCTTTCTGAGATAAATAAAGTTGAATGGATTCCTAAATGGGCCGGTAAAGGAAGATTCCATGATTGGGTCGATAATGCTAAAGATTGGACAATTTCAAGACAAAGATATTGGGGAATTCCTATTCCTGTGTGGGTATGTGAAGAATGTGGTGAAATTAAAGTAATTGGTTCTGTAGAGGAGTTAAAACAAAATTCAATCCATGAAATTACAGCTAATGATGAAGATTTAGTTCACAGACCTTATGTCGATGATATTATATTTAAATGTGAGTCTTCTGATTGTAATGGTGAAATGAAACGTATTCCTGATGTTCTTGATGTTTGGATCGATTCTGGTGTAGCTGGATGGGCAGCACTTTATTATCCACAAGAAAAAGAAATGTTTGAGGAATGGTTCCCATATGACTTCATTACAGAGGGGCATGATCAAACTAGAGGATGGTTCTACTCACAACTTGGTACTGGTGTTATAGCCTTTGATCAAGTACCTTATAAGAAAGTTTTAATGCATGGATTTGTTCTTGATGAAATGGGTAAAAAAATGAGCAAATCCCTTGGAAATGTTGTTCAACCAGAAGATGTAATTGAGGGATATGGTGCAGATGTATTGAGATTCTATCTATTATGGGCGAGTAAACCATGGGATGATCTTAAATTTGTTTGGGATGAACTTAATAATATTAAAAAGATGTTCAATATTCTTTGGAATGTTTATGTATTCTCAACAACTTATATGTCTCTTGATAATTTTAATCCAGAAAATTGCAATTTTGATGATAAAAATGGTAAAAGCAATGTTATTCTTAGAGATGAAGATAAATGGATTATTTCAAGAGCTAATTCATTAGTTAAAGAAGTTGAAGAAGATTTAAATCAAGCATTTTTCCATCAAGCTACTAGAAGAATCAACACATTTATACTTGAAGATCTTAGTCGGTGGTATGTAAGACTTATAAGAGGACGTACTTGGGTTGAAAAAGATGATCCTGATAAATTAGGTGCGTATTATGGATTATATACAGCTATTGAAACATTAATAAAAGTATTAGCACCAATAGCTCCTCATATATCTGAAAAAATATATGAAAATATTGTTCAAGGTACAAAAGACAGTGCAAAATTAAGTATTCATATGGAAGATTGGACATATGATGAAGATTTAATAGATAACGATCTTGAAAAACAAATGGATGTAATAAGGGACATAATTGAAGCTAGTGCAAGAGGAAGAGATGTAGCTAAGTATAAACTCAGATGGCCAGTAAGTGATATAACCGTTGTATCTGATGATGATTTTGTTCTTAAAGCTGTAAATCATCTTCAAGATGTAATAAAAGATCAATCTAATACAAAAGAAGTTATAACAGCTACTGAATTTGAAAATCTTACATTTACAGCTAAACCTAATTTAAAAACACTTGGCCCTAGATTAAGACAAGATATGGGTCCAGTAAAACAATTTTTAGCTACAAATGATGGAAACCAAATAAAAGCTGATTTAGATAAAAATGGAAAGATTGATGTTGTTATTGATAGTGGAAATGAAGATGGAAGTGACAAAATCATCGAATTAGCTAAAGAAGATGTTTTATTTGATAGCATTCTTCCTGATGATGTAGTTAGCTCTGAATTTAAAGGAGGAAATGTATTTATAAATACTCAAATCACTCCTGAAATATTGTCTGAAGCCATGGCAAGAGAACTTATTAGAAGAATCCAAGACATGAGAAAAGACAAAGATCTCGATGTTGAAGCTAATATAAATGTCACTGTTCAAACAGATGATAAATTCAAAGATATAATAGCTAATCAAATCGATTTTATAGCTAATGAAGTTAGAGCTAATAATATTTCATTTGATGATATTGATGTTGGAAATGAGAGTACTAATCAATATACAAAAGAATGGAAAATCGAAGAAGATATTGTTATAGTTCGAATTGAAACTTAA
- the tsaA gene encoding tRNA (N6-threonylcarbamoyladenosine(37)-N6)-methyltransferase TrmO, whose product MDKIEFDVIGIVKSPFKNLEGMPIQPTGAKGIKGEIHLNTELINGLKDLKDFSHLTLIYHLHKAKGYSLEVKPFLDDEHHGVFATRSPKRPNPIGISVVKLDSVEGNVIHISNLDILDGTPVLDIKPYVPQLYEDTCKDLKVGWFEEKHKNAKDTKSDNRFIDE is encoded by the coding sequence ATGGATAAAATAGAGTTTGATGTCATAGGAATAGTAAAATCTCCTTTTAAAAATTTAGAAGGTATGCCAATTCAACCAACAGGGGCTAAAGGAATAAAAGGCGAGATTCATTTAAACACAGAACTTATAAATGGGTTAAAAGATTTAAAAGATTTTTCTCATTTAACTTTAATATATCACCTACATAAAGCTAAAGGATATTCTTTAGAAGTTAAACCATTTTTAGACGATGAACATCATGGAGTTTTTGCAACAAGATCTCCTAAACGTCCAAATCCTATTGGAATATCAGTTGTAAAACTAGATTCCGTTGAAGGAAATGTAATCCATATTTCAAATTTAGATATTTTAGATGGAACTCCTGTTTTAGATATAAAACCATACGTACCTCAATTATATGAAGACACCTGTAAAGACTTAAAAGTAGGATGGTTTGAAGAAAAACACAAAAATGCAAAAGATACTAAATCAGATAATCGCTTTATAGATGAATAA
- a CDS encoding type II toxin-antitoxin system VapC family toxin → MIFLDANFLIALFMGDHRQNKEAFKIWNKIKHDELVISNSIVLEVITVMNINLKVSKEVLEDVYINLNSNLFNMIDDTIFYNETMERLVDYFPERLSFFDCLYIEIMEQLGITQIATFDKHFNNKEIEVISAY, encoded by the coding sequence ATGATATTTCTAGATGCTAATTTTTTAATAGCTTTATTTATGGGGGATCACAGGCAAAATAAAGAAGCTTTTAAGATATGGAATAAAATTAAACATGATGAACTTGTAATTTCTAATTCAATTGTATTGGAAGTAATAACAGTCATGAATATTAATTTAAAAGTTTCAAAAGAAGTATTAGAAGATGTATATATTAATCTAAATTCTAATCTATTTAATATGATAGATGACACTATATTTTATAATGAAACTATGGAAAGACTAGTAGATTATTTCCCAGAAAGATTATCTTTTTTTGATTGTTTATATATAGAAATAATGGAACAATTAGGAATAACACAAATAGCTACATTTGATAAACACTTCAACAATAAAGAAATAGAAGTAATATCTGCGTATTAA
- a CDS encoding class I SAM-dependent methyltransferase: MVSKKRAKPKNWDKEADKFSQRSAQDEYHENLFSKMRISEADSILDLGCGEGSITIPIAKKTKKVTAIDSSKRMLEILESKCIDENINNVKIIKGNLETVTKEEVGKHDIVLLSRSINGIYKIKETLANINSIANKYVYITIFGPDNWKFEKDFYALIDKEDHGFAPYNYLFNILVNMEIYPNVENLEIKTNRTYDSIDDAIANGKWNLDNFTEEEKDKLYDYLKKNLTKNENGKLENPNDKSDWILIWWKK, translated from the coding sequence ATAGTAAGTAAAAAAAGAGCAAAGCCTAAAAATTGGGATAAAGAAGCTGATAAATTTAGTCAAAGATCAGCACAAGACGAATATCATGAAAATCTTTTTTCAAAAATGAGAATTTCAGAGGCAGATAGCATACTTGATTTAGGATGTGGAGAAGGTTCGATTACAATTCCAATAGCTAAGAAAACAAAAAAAGTAACAGCTATTGATTCTTCAAAAAGAATGTTAGAAATTCTAGAATCTAAATGTATTGATGAAAATATCAATAATGTTAAGATTATTAAAGGAAATCTAGAAACTGTGACAAAAGAAGAAGTTGGAAAACACGATATTGTCCTTTTATCAAGGTCTATTAATGGAATTTATAAAATAAAAGAAACATTAGCTAATATCAATAGTATAGCTAATAAATATGTTTATATTACGATTTTTGGCCCTGATAACTGGAAGTTTGAAAAGGATTTTTATGCCCTAATTGATAAAGAAGATCATGGTTTTGCACCTTATAATTATCTATTTAATATTCTAGTAAATATGGAAATATATCCTAATGTTGAAAACCTTGAAATTAAAACAAATAGAACTTATGATTCAATTGATGATGCTATAGCTAATGGAAAATGGAACTTGGATAATTTTACAGAAGAAGAAAAAGATAAATTATATGATTATCTAAAGAAAAATTTAACTAAAAATGAGAATGGAAAGCTAGAAAACCCTAATGATAAATCAGATTGGATTCTGATTTGGTGGAAAAAGTAA
- the fwdF gene encoding tungsten-dependent formylmethanofuran dehydrogenase subunit FwdF, which yields MASAHREGETARKINHINDNCVGCGICSDICPTSSLSLGPILPIARGIVDMDYIRINEDKCVLCGLCSFACPFDAMEFEIDGINAKNQEKYPKWNYGTNITHEDCIFCGNCEISCPRDAIIVKRNLPKIQDLVIGETRTEIDKCISCHICEEMCPANAITIKTENKGIGRFEASDIEIDPEKCMYCKICQKVCPTDAIRIVCTSCMDSDQISDVEIDGSVILDNVACINCSWCEKICPVDAAHTVKPFKGEVLLQEDESEEKICTGESCHACQDVCPCNAIILNDKMKVNQDVCVLCGACEKACPQKILSVNRTSMELSNIKSNSWQKILGSLVNQ from the coding sequence ATGGCTTCAGCCCATCGTGAAGGAGAAACAGCAAGAAAAATTAATCATATCAATGATAATTGTGTCGGGTGTGGGATATGTTCTGATATATGTCCTACTTCTTCTTTGAGTCTTGGACCGATACTTCCTATAGCTAGAGGAATAGTTGATATGGATTATATAAGAATAAACGAAGACAAATGTGTTTTATGTGGATTATGCTCATTTGCGTGTCCTTTTGATGCTATGGAATTTGAAATCGATGGAATCAATGCAAAAAATCAAGAAAAATATCCAAAATGGAATTATGGAACTAATATCACTCATGAAGATTGTATTTTTTGTGGAAACTGTGAAATATCTTGTCCAAGAGACGCAATAATTGTAAAAAGGAATTTACCAAAGATTCAAGATCTTGTAATTGGAGAAACAAGGACAGAAATAGATAAATGTATTAGTTGCCATATTTGTGAAGAAATGTGTCCAGCAAATGCCATAACAATTAAAACAGAAAATAAAGGTATTGGTCGATTCGAAGCATCTGATATTGAAATTGATCCTGAAAAATGTATGTATTGTAAAATATGTCAAAAAGTTTGTCCTACTGATGCTATCAGGATAGTATGTACTAGTTGTATGGATTCTGATCAGATATCTGATGTTGAAATTGATGGAAGTGTTATATTAGATAATGTGGCATGTATAAATTGTAGTTGGTGTGAGAAAATATGCCCTGTAGATGCAGCTCATACAGTAAAACCATTTAAAGGAGAAGTATTACTTCAAGAAGATGAATCAGAAGAAAAGATTTGTACAGGGGAATCCTGTCATGCATGTCAAGATGTTTGCCCATGTAATGCTATTATTTTAAATGATAAAATGAAAGTTAATCAAGATGTTTGTGTTTTATGTGGTGCATGCGAAAAAGCTTGTCCTCAAAAAATATTGTCTGTAAATAGGACATCAATGGAACTTTCTAATATAAAATCCAATTCTTGGCAAAAAATTCTTGGAAGTTTAGTTAATCAGTAA
- a CDS encoding ferredoxin, with product MTVKIDSEKCGNISNCPGEGLCIKICEQQALIDDNGNLKVVDENCDDCDLCIANCPNQAISKA from the coding sequence ATGACAGTTAAAATAGATTCAGAAAAATGCGGAAATATAAGTAATTGCCCTGGAGAAGGATTATGTATCAAAATATGCGAACAACAAGCATTAATTGATGATAATGGTAATTTAAAAGTGGTTGATGAAAATTGTGATGATTGTGATCTTTGTATTGCAAATTGTCCAAATCAAGCTATTAGTAAAGCATAA
- a CDS encoding methionine adenosyltransferase encodes MRNIIVEKLNQTPIEELDIEIVERKGIGHPDSISDGIAESVSRALCNLYLDEFGGVLHHNTDEVQITAGESNPLFGGGEIIKPIDILLTGRGVSEYEGKKLAVDRVAIEAAKAYLDEYIPNLNVESDAVVECKIGHGSGDLVDVFKRDGAPSSNDTSFGVGYAPFSEVETIVLAVEELLNSKAFTKANPAIGEDIKVMGLRDDGKITLTIACAMVSKYVANREEYIAVRENLKDVALDIAAKVTNREVEVFVNTADNDDAKGEEGYYLTVTGTSAEMGDDGSVGRGNRANGLITPNRPMSMEATSGKNPINHVGKIYNILSNEMANDIANSVEGVKQINIMILSQIGMPIDQPKAATSQLILENGYNMDDVSKKVASVMDSWLENISSITENVVKGKARTF; translated from the coding sequence ATGAGAAATATTATTGTTGAAAAGCTCAATCAGACACCAATTGAAGAATTGGACATTGAAATTGTAGAAAGAAAAGGAATTGGTCACCCAGATAGTATTAGTGATGGAATAGCTGAATCTGTCAGTCGTGCCCTTTGTAATCTTTATTTAGATGAGTTCGGTGGTGTACTTCACCATAATACTGATGAAGTTCAAATAACTGCTGGTGAATCTAATCCCCTATTTGGTGGTGGAGAAATAATCAAACCTATTGATATTCTTCTTACTGGTCGTGGAGTTTCTGAATATGAAGGTAAAAAACTTGCTGTAGATAGGGTAGCTATTGAAGCAGCTAAAGCATATTTAGATGAATACATTCCTAATCTCAATGTTGAATCTGATGCTGTAGTAGAATGTAAGATTGGACATGGTTCTGGAGACCTTGTTGATGTATTCAAACGTGATGGTGCTCCATCTTCTAATGATACTTCTTTTGGTGTAGGATATGCTCCATTTTCTGAAGTTGAAACTATTGTTTTAGCTGTTGAAGAATTATTAAACTCTAAAGCTTTCACAAAAGCTAATCCTGCTATTGGTGAAGATATTAAAGTAATGGGTCTTCGTGATGATGGTAAAATAACTCTCACTATTGCATGTGCAATGGTCTCAAAATATGTAGCTAACCGTGAAGAATACATAGCTGTCAGAGAAAATTTAAAAGATGTTGCTCTTGATATAGCTGCTAAAGTCACTAATAGAGAAGTAGAAGTATTTGTTAATACAGCAGATAATGATGATGCAAAAGGTGAAGAAGGATATTATTTAACTGTCACTGGAACTTCTGCTGAAATGGGCGATGATGGATCTGTTGGTAGGGGTAACAGAGCAAACGGGCTTATAACTCCAAATAGACCAATGTCAATGGAAGCTACCTCTGGTAAAAATCCAATTAATCATGTCGGTAAAATTTACAATATTCTTTCAAATGAAATGGCAAATGACATAGCTAATAGTGTTGAAGGAGTAAAACAAATTAATATAATGATTTTAAGCCAAATTGGTATGCCAATTGATCAACCTAAAGCAGCTACTTCTCAATTAATACTTGAAAATGGTTACAATATGGATGATGTTAGTAAAAAAGTAGCTTCTGTAATGGATTCATGGTTAGAAAATATATCATCTATAACTGAAAATGTTGTAAAAGGCAAAGCTCGAACATTCTAA
- a CDS encoding DUF192 domain-containing protein — MIEMNKKYTILIKVENNEKIANVKFANSYFSRLKGLMFKKNLDYVLVIKPAKANKRFASSIHSFFMRINIDVLFLDKYKKVYEIKQLKTWRFHTPKTGAKYILELKEGSIKKYSIKIGDKLDFVCELR; from the coding sequence ATGATTGAAATGAATAAAAAATACACAATTTTAATAAAAGTGGAAAATAATGAGAAAATAGCTAATGTAAAATTTGCAAATAGCTATTTTTCAAGATTAAAGGGTCTTATGTTTAAAAAAAATTTAGATTATGTTCTTGTAATAAAACCAGCTAAAGCTAACAAACGTTTTGCATCATCAATACATAGTTTTTTTATGAGAATAAATATTGATGTGTTATTTTTAGATAAATATAAAAAGGTTTATGAAATAAAACAGTTGAAAACTTGGAGATTTCACACACCTAAAACTGGAGCTAAATATATTTTAGAATTAAAAGAAGGAAGTATAAAAAAATATAGTATAAAAATCGGAGATAAATTAGATTTTGTATGTGAACTTAGATAA
- a CDS encoding dihydromethanopterin reductase (acceptor): MRIGWAITGAGHLLDESVVVMEELAKNNEITVFLSNAGEEVLKMYGLFERVAAITGGYYKELALDSDQRFSYPISGRLSLGKYDLFIVSPTTSNTVAKIVNGISDTLVTNSVAQAGKGMVKTIIIPVDMESGDVETILPSKLELESCADCEKCEAAELCPQNAIIAKQEIDLLKCIGCGECENSCPYGAVKAGKLITIHMRDIDIENTHKLVLMEGIDVLKHPNEIMDNI; the protein is encoded by the coding sequence ATGCGAATAGGATGGGCAATAACTGGAGCTGGACATTTATTAGATGAAAGTGTTGTAGTAATGGAAGAATTAGCTAAAAATAATGAAATTACTGTATTTCTTTCTAATGCTGGAGAAGAAGTTTTAAAGATGTATGGGCTTTTTGAACGGGTTGCTGCTATTACTGGTGGTTATTACAAAGAATTAGCACTTGATAGTGATCAAAGATTTAGCTATCCTATATCTGGTCGCCTTTCTCTTGGAAAATATGATCTTTTTATAGTTTCTCCTACTACTTCTAATACTGTTGCTAAAATTGTTAATGGAATTTCAGATACTCTTGTTACAAATTCTGTAGCTCAAGCTGGAAAAGGAATGGTAAAAACAATCATAATTCCAGTAGATATGGAATCTGGAGATGTTGAAACTATTCTTCCTTCAAAATTAGAACTTGAAAGTTGTGCAGACTGTGAAAAATGTGAAGCAGCTGAATTATGCCCACAAAATGCAATAATAGCTAAACAAGAAATTGACTTACTTAAATGCATTGGTTGTGGAGAATGTGAGAATTCTTGTCCTTATGGTGCTGTTAAAGCTGGAAAATTAATTACTATTCATATGAGAGATATCGATATTGAAAATACTCATAAATTAGTTCTTATGGAAGGAATTGATGTTTTAAAACATCCTAATGAAATTATGGATAACATTTAA
- the glyA gene encoding serine hydroxymethyltransferase yields MSENENNVTEIQKLMKEHNDWMKNSINLIASENITSSQVQSAMASDLSHRYAEGKCGERLYEGCQFIDDIESVTIRLSKKLFNAEHANVQPTSGVVANLAAFFTFSKPGDNLMALEVPVGGHISHANVSAAGIRGLKVKQHPFDEKIMNIDADAMAKKILEVKPKIVLLGGSLFLFPHPVKEAKEAADEVGAKVMYDGAHVLGLIAGGKFQDPLKEGADVMMGSTHKTFPGTQGGIILTKNEYADKIDDAVFPGVVSNHHLHHVAGLGIATAEMLEFGIDYANQIIKNAKALAQALYERGFNVLCEDLGFTESHQVAFDVSNIGRASILAKDLEANNIILNKNLLPWDDVNRSDDPSGIRVGTQEITRRGMKESHMSEVADFIMRVAMEKVDVKQEVTEFMNDYNKVHYAFEESEAYKYIQF; encoded by the coding sequence ATGTCTGAAAATGAAAATAATGTTACTGAAATTCAAAAGCTTATGAAAGAGCACAATGACTGGATGAAAAATAGTATAAATCTAATAGCTAGTGAAAATATAACTAGTTCTCAAGTACAGTCTGCTATGGCGTCTGACTTATCTCATAGATATGCAGAAGGTAAATGTGGTGAAAGACTCTATGAAGGTTGTCAATTCATTGATGATATTGAATCTGTTACTATTCGCCTTTCAAAAAAACTATTTAATGCTGAACATGCAAATGTTCAACCAACTTCTGGTGTTGTAGCTAATCTTGCAGCATTTTTCACATTTTCAAAGCCAGGTGATAATCTCATGGCTCTTGAAGTTCCTGTAGGTGGTCATATTAGTCATGCAAATGTTAGTGCAGCTGGTATAAGAGGTCTTAAAGTAAAACAACATCCTTTTGATGAAAAAATCATGAATATTGATGCTGATGCAATGGCTAAAAAAATTCTTGAAGTTAAACCTAAGATAGTTCTTCTTGGTGGTAGCTTGTTCCTTTTCCCTCATCCAGTAAAAGAGGCAAAAGAGGCAGCTGATGAAGTTGGAGCTAAAGTAATGTATGATGGTGCTCATGTTCTTGGTTTAATTGCAGGTGGAAAATTTCAAGACCCACTTAAAGAAGGTGCAGATGTTATGATGGGTAGTACTCATAAAACATTCCCTGGAACTCAAGGCGGTATAATATTAACTAAAAATGAGTATGCGGATAAAATTGATGATGCTGTTTTTCCAGGTGTTGTAAGTAACCATCATCTTCACCATGTAGCTGGACTTGGAATAGCTACAGCTGAAATGCTTGAATTTGGTATAGATTACGCTAATCAAATTATTAAAAATGCAAAAGCATTGGCTCAAGCTTTATATGAACGTGGGTTCAATGTTCTTTGCGAAGATTTAGGATTTACAGAATCTCATCAAGTTGCTTTTGATGTTTCAAATATTGGAAGAGCTTCTATTTTAGCTAAAGACTTAGAAGCTAATAATATAATATTAAACAAAAATCTTCTTCCTTGGGATGATGTTAATAGATCTGATGATCCTTCTGGTATAAGAGTAGGTACTCAGGAAATTACAAGACGAGGTATGAAAGAGTCTCATATGTCTGAAGTAGCTGATTTCATTATGAGAGTAGCTATGGAAAAAGTTGATGTAAAACAAGAGGTCACTGAATTTATGAATGATTATAATAAAGTTCATTATGCTTTTGAAGAATCAGAAGCTTATAAATATATTCAATTTTAA